Part of the Pseudomonas lijiangensis genome is shown below.
GCTCGGTGATGATGGACGGCTCGCTCGCCGAAGACGGCAAGACGCCTGCCAGCTACGAATACAACGTCGACGTAACCCGTCGCGTCGTTGCTTTCGCCCACGCCTGTGGCGTGTCGGTAGAAGGCGAACTGGGCGTTCTGGGCTCTCTGGAAACCGGTATGGCCGGTGAAGAAGACGGCGTTGGCGCAGAAGGTATCCTGGATCACAGCCAGATGCTGACCGACCCTGAAGAAGCCGCTGACTTCGTCAAGAAAACCCAGGTCGATGCCCTGGCAATCGCCATCGGCACCAGCCACGGCGCCTACAAGTTCACCAAGCCGCCTACCGGCGACATCCTGGCGATCGAGCGCATCAAAGAGATCCACAAACGCATTCCCAACACCCACCTGGTGATGCACGGTTCTTCGTCCGTTCCTCAGGAATGGCTGAAGATCATCAACGAATACGGCGGCGACATCAAAGAAACCTACGGTGTGCCGGTCGAAGAAATCGTTGAAGGCATCAAGTACGGCGTGCGCAAGGTCAACATCGACACCGACCTGCGTCTGGCCTCTACTGGCGCCATCCGTGAGTTCATGGCCAAGAACCGCAGCGAGTTCGACCCGCGCAAATACCTGGCCAAGACCGTCGTCGCCATGCGCGATGTCTGCATCGCCCGCTACGAAGCCTTCGGCACCGCTGGCAACGCCTCGAAGATCAAGCCGATCTCCCTGGATCGCATGTTCGAGCGTTACGCCAAGGGCGAGCTGGATGCCAAGATCAACTGAGTGTTGATCCGGTAATGAAAAACCCGCAGAGATGCGGGTTTTTTTGTGGGCGCGAATCGGGTGGCGCTCCGCTTATCTTCGCGGATAAATCCGCTCCTACGGTTTGCTCAGCAAATAAAGAGGGAGCGAATTCATTCGCGAGAGGCCCGTACATTCAAAGAAAATCTGTCGTCTTCAATGATGTCTCGCGAATAAGCGGAGCGCCGCCCGATTCCTACTTCATGAGGCTGGCACATGCCGCTTTATAGGCCTCATGCTGATACTTGTTCAACGTATCGGGCAGGGCGAAGTCGTGTTTTCTGTTCTGGGCATTGATGGTTTGCGGTGACACAAGGATCACGTCGCAGTCGGCCAGGAGCTGGAAGACGGTTTCGATCTTGAAGGTGGTGGGGCCACCGGCGAATTCGCCTTTCTTGCTGCGTTTCTTGATCGCGACATGGCTGATGCCGTTTTCCCTCACAAAGCTTGCGATCTTTGTGGCGAAGGCTTTGACGTTGCCAGCTTCGTCGTCATCCTCCAGGGCGATCTTTCGGGTTGCCAGCGGCACATGCGCGGTGCCGCCGTTCTGACGGGTGGCCAGGGCGAAGATGGCTTCACTGCCTTTGATTTCTACACCACAAATAATCATGGAAATGCCTGATGCCTTCGATTCATGTAAAGGAACAGGTTATCTCATCGCTGGCGTTATTCCTGCGCAATTGATTCCAGATATTCCGAACGCTCATCGCTCATGCGCGCAATGCAGTCGTTTTCGTTGATGCTGTAGGCCTTGCTACCCGCGGCAGACGGGAAGACTTCGACCGCGCAATCGGCGTCGCGCAGCTTTTCCCAGGCCTGTTGAGCGGTCTTGAGCTTGCTGGTGAAGTCGTTGTATTGCGACTTGTTGGCGACGAACTGCGACTGGACGCGATTGAGCAGGTTCTGAAAGTTTTCCTTGAGCAGCTCTTCTGCGGTGTGTCGGCTGTAGACCGAGCATTCCAGGGTCTGGTTGTCGCTGTCGACGCCGTCGCATGGCGTGCTGTCCGAATCTTGAGCCGCTTGTGCGCCAGTCACGGCGGTCGCCATGAGGGCCAGTGTCAGGAAAATCGTTTTCATCGAGTGGCTCCGATCCATTGATGCCTTGAATTCTGGCCTAAGCGCGAGGCAAAGAACAGGTTTACGACACATGCCGAGAGCGTCTCATGGCCCTTTGTCGCATCTTGACGCTTTCGGCAAACCCTCTGTCGTTTTTGCACCCGGCTCGCCGGACCCTCCGGCATATGCTGACCCCAATAGCGCCGACAGCCGATTCGGCGCGCAAGTACCTAAAAAGGGGACAGCCTGATGAGCCCAGCCGAACTGCACGCCGACAGCATCGTCATTGACGGGCTGATTATCGCCAAATGGAATCGCGAGCTGTTTGAAGACATGCGCAAGGGTGGCCTGACCATGGCCAACTGCACGGTATCGGTGTGGGAAGGTTTCCAGGCCACCATCAACAGCATCTGCACCAGCCAGAAACTGATGCGCGAGAACAGCGATCTGGTGATGCCGGTCCATACCACCGCCGATATCCGCAAGGCCAAGGAACTGGGCAAGACCGGCATTCTGTTCGGCTTCCAGAATGCTCATGCCTACGAGGACCAGATCGGCTACGTCGAGATCTTCAAGCAACTGGGCGTTGGCATCGTGCAGATGTGCTACAACACCCAGAATCTGGTGGGCACCGGCTGCTACGAGCGCGACGGCGGCCTGTCGGGCTTCGGGCGCGAGATCGTGGCCGAGATGAACCGCGTGGGCGTCATGTGCGACCTGTCCCATGTGGGCTCCAAGACTTCCGAAGAAGTCATCCTCGAATCGAAGAAACCGGTCTGCTACTCCCACTGCCTGCCGTCCGGCCTCAAGGAGCACCCGCGCAACAAGTCCGATGCAGAACTGAAGTTCATCGCCGA
Proteins encoded:
- the fba gene encoding class II fructose-bisphosphate aldolase (catalyzes the reversible aldol condensation of dihydroxyacetonephosphate and glyceraldehyde 3-phosphate in the Calvin cycle, glycolysis, and/or gluconeogenesis) — protein: MALISMRQMLDHAAEFGYGVPAFNVNNLEQMRAIMEAADKTDSPVIVQASAGARKYAGAPFLRHLILAAVEEFPHIPVVMHQDHGTSPDICQRSIQLGFSSVMMDGSLAEDGKTPASYEYNVDVTRRVVAFAHACGVSVEGELGVLGSLETGMAGEEDGVGAEGILDHSQMLTDPEEAADFVKKTQVDALAIAIGTSHGAYKFTKPPTGDILAIERIKEIHKRIPNTHLVMHGSSSVPQEWLKIINEYGGDIKETYGVPVEEIVEGIKYGVRKVNIDTDLRLASTGAIREFMAKNRSEFDPRKYLAKTVVAMRDVCIARYEAFGTAGNASKIKPISLDRMFERYAKGELDAKIN
- a CDS encoding DUF3010 family protein, with the protein product MIICGVEIKGSEAIFALATRQNGGTAHVPLATRKIALEDDDEAGNVKAFATKIASFVRENGISHVAIKKRSKKGEFAGGPTTFKIETVFQLLADCDVILVSPQTINAQNRKHDFALPDTLNKYQHEAYKAACASLMK
- a CDS encoding lysozyme inhibitor LprI family protein, with amino-acid sequence MKTIFLTLALMATAVTGAQAAQDSDSTPCDGVDSDNQTLECSVYSRHTAEELLKENFQNLLNRVQSQFVANKSQYNDFTSKLKTAQQAWEKLRDADCAVEVFPSAAGSKAYSINENDCIARMSDERSEYLESIAQE
- a CDS encoding dipeptidase; protein product: MSPAELHADSIVIDGLIIAKWNRELFEDMRKGGLTMANCTVSVWEGFQATINSICTSQKLMRENSDLVMPVHTTADIRKAKELGKTGILFGFQNAHAYEDQIGYVEIFKQLGVGIVQMCYNTQNLVGTGCYERDGGLSGFGREIVAEMNRVGVMCDLSHVGSKTSEEVILESKKPVCYSHCLPSGLKEHPRNKSDAELKFIADHGGFVGVTMFAPFLAKGIESTIDDYAEAIEYTMNIVGEDAIGIGTDFTQGHGQDFFEYLTHDKGYARRLTSFGKIINPLGIRTVGEFPNLTETLLKRGHSERVVRKIMGENWVNVLRDVWGE